A window from Candidatus Diapherotrites archaeon encodes these proteins:
- a CDS encoding four helix bundle protein — MSVAIRSYRDLMAWKKAVALVTEIYRLTSDFPKEEMFGLTSQVRRAAVSIPSNI, encoded by the coding sequence ATGAGCGTCGCAATACGGTCATATCGGGATTTGATGGCCTGGAAGAAAGCCGTTGCATTAGTGACCGAAATTTATCGGCTTACCTCGGATTTCCCCAAGGAAGAAATGTTCGGCCTGACCAGTCAAGTCCGGCGGGCTGCGGTTTCCATCCCCAGTAATATT